The genome window CTAGGGAGGCGGAAAGGGGCGGGACCACTTCCGGCCTAGAGAAGGGAGGGCAGTCTCTGAGTTTCGGAGGGGCTTGGAGTGAGTGGACGCTCTCGGGAATTGTAGGAGGACGAGGTGAGCAGCCGGGCGGGCTTTTGGATGAGAGCCCCGCTAGGGGTCGGCCGCACCCTCTGGGATCTGGAGAAAACCTGTCATGAGGATCGGATCGTACCGGATCCATCCGGCTGGGAAGGGAGGGGACTGGACCCGGTTTGACCGGGCCCAAGATGGAATCACTAGCTTAATATTTATTTGAGGAGGGGGTGTAATAGGGAAGGGGCGGAACCAAGATGCGCCTGTTTGGAGGGGGGCGTGTTAGGAAGAAGGGCGGGGCCAAGAGACACTGGACTCGGTAGGGCGTGAGTAGGGGAGGGGCCGGGCCCACCAGACACTGCGACAATTTTGGAGGAAGGCTTCTTGGGCAGGGGGCGGGACCGAATGGTACTGCGGACCTGGAGAGGGGCGTGTGTCGGGGCAGAGTGCCAGACTGAGACCACGATCATTGCGCATGCGCACTATGTATCGCTGAAAGGGGCGTGTTGAGAAGGGCCAGCACTGAGACGAGCCAGCTGCTGAATGCGCATGTGCACGGTGGACATCAAAGAAAGGGCTCGTGCTGGGAAAGCGGGCGGGGCTGAGAGCGGCCCTGCAGCCGACGCGCATGCGCTCTATCGACCTGCGGCTGGGTGGGGGGTGCACTGGGAAAAGGGGCGGGGTCCTCAGAGCTGCCGCGCTGGCACATCTTCCTGGAGAAGGGGAGGGTGCGGCTGCAGACAATTGAGACTTAGAAGCTTTGGATTCCTGTATCTGAGAACGGAGTCGTTGTGGGTGGTGGAGGGGGTTGGAATTGGGGACCTACGGAAGGTAAGGATCAGCCTCCAGGCACAACAGGGGAGAGGACGTTCAGTGGGCTTCAACTTGACCCAGGCCTTCTCCTCTTCAGGCTCAGCTCTTGCCAGGCCAAATTGAGACATGTCTGACACAAGCGAGAGTGGTGCGGGTCTAACTAGCTTCCAGGTAAGGCCTCTTTCTGTCCTTTCCCCAGCTGCTTTTCCTCTCCAGCCCTTGTTGCTGCCCTAAGTCCCTTGGCTCTTCTCCTCCCATCCTTGTCCTTCTCCACCTACTTTCCTGCCTGGGTGTCCCCCTGCccagtggagggagggagagaaggtggGCGGGCCCCTCTTCTGCCTTCAGTTCTTGCTCAGAGGAAAGGGAGGCCTTGTTCGGCTGAGGTGGTCAGAGCACACCGCAGGTACGAGTACAGGTCAGAGAAGTGTGGCCTTGGAATTTTGGAACCATTTGCttagttgggggtggggagaaggtcTGTGAACTTCCCTGCTTCCTCTTGCAGGCTGAAGCTTCAGAAAAGGACAGTAGCTCGATGATGCAGACTCTATTGACAGTGACCCAGAATGTGGAGGTCCCAGAGACACCGAAGGCCTCAAAGGCACCGGAGGTCTCAGAGGATGTGAAGGTCTCAAAAACCTCTGGGGTCTCAAAGGCCACAGAGGTCTCAAAGACCCCAGAGGCTCAGGAGGCACCTGCCACCCAGGCCTCATCTACTACTCAGCTGACTGATACCCAGGTTCTGGCAGCTGAAAACAAGAGTCTAGCAGCTGACACCAAGAAACAGAATGCTGACCCGCAGGCTGTGACAATGCCTGCCACCGAGACCAAAAAGGTCAGCTGTGTGGCTGATACGAAGGTCAATACTAaggcccaggagactgaggctgctgCCTCTCAGGCCCCAGCAGATGAACCTGAGCCTGAGAGTGCAGCTGCCCAGTCTCAGGAGAATCAGGATACTCGGCCCAAGGTCAAAGCCAAGAAAGCCCGAAAGGTAAGACCTCTGCAGTCACCACCCTTCGTTTTCTACTCCTCTCCTCTCAGTTGGTTCATTTGTTCTACAAACATTTCGAAAGATCCCTGTGCTCATCAGGGCTGTGGGGGGCACTGAAAGTAATGTGATGTAATTCTTGTCTTCAGAGAGCTTGCAGACTGATGGGGAGATGAGACAGGAATACACATAGCTGCAATCTGAATATAATGCAGTTTATATTTACATAGTAGCTGCCCTGTGTTAGGCCTTGAGCTAAGCACATTTATGCAGGTTATCTCATTAAATCCTGAAAGTAATTCTCATAGCCCCAATTTTATAGAGAAGGAAGCTGAGTTCCAGAGAGGTGAAGCAGTTTTTCTAGGGATGGTTCAAGCAGAGCCAGTAGTgggcacagaaagagaagaagacTCAGCCTCCACCCACCCTTGGTTTGCTCCTGGCCTGCTAGGCAGATGAAACACTTGCTTGGAAGTCAGTGAGAAACAAACCCAGGGTTCAGCATAGCCAACATCTATTAAGTCGGGCTGTTACTACAGGGACGGGATTGGCGGGTGCTTCCTGGAAGAGATAGGGAGAGGAAAAGGACCACCTGTTTCATCTGGTGATGTTGAGCTTCTGTTGATGCAGGTGAAGCATCTGGATGGGGAAGAGGATGGCAGCAGTGATCAGAGTCAGGCTTCTGGAACCACAGGTGGCCGAAGGGTCTCAAAGGCCCTAATGGCCTCAATGGCCCGCAGGGCTTCAAGGGGTCCCATAGCTTTTTGGGCCCGCAGGGCATCAAGGACTCGGTTGGCTGCTTGGGCCCGGAGAGCCTTGCTCTCCCTGAGATCACCTAAAGCCCGTAGGGGCAAGGCTCGCCGTAGAGCTGCCAAGCTCCAGTCATCCCAAGAGCCTGAAGCACCACCACCTCGGGATGTGGCCCTTTTGCAAGGGAGGGTAAGAACTCTGTCCTTTTTACTCTGCCTTTTCTACTGCCTTGGCTGCCCTTTTCTTTGCCATCGTCTCAAGTTTTCAGCAAACTTGTTTTGgtctttccatctttttctacTCTGCCAGGCAAATGATTTGGTGAAGTACCTTTTGGCTAAAGACCAGACGAAGATTCCCATCAAGCGCTCAGGTAAAGTCCTACCAATCCTCCCTCTACCCTAAGCTCTGCCCTCCATTGCCCTTGCATCATTGTGCTGGGGATATCTGCTGCTCTTATGCTTATATCTctgtcctcccaaagttctaaTTTGGCAGTGCTAGCATCTCTGTTGATAAGCGCAGAACCTGGTTATGCCACCCTTGGTGTGGTTGGCAAAGAGTCTATAGCTTGGGCATCAGGGCCACCTGGCATCTCTTCAGTCAGGTGCTTACACCACTTTCCCCTTGCAGACATGCTGAAGGACATCATCAAAGAATACACTGATGTGTACCCTGAAATCATTGAACGAGCAGGCTATTCCTTGGAGAAGGTGAAGGGGCAGCCCTGGGGGATGGGCACAGTGGGGAAGCCTTGAATTGAACAAAAATGTGCAAGTTCCTTCTCAGGGGAACCAGAGAGACCTGCTAATCTAGCTCCATCACTATGCTGAGGGGCAGACAATGGCCTAGGGAGGGGTGTAGATGAGCGatgggtcacacagcaagtcaatGGTAAAAGTACAGTTAGGACCCAAGGCACCCAACTTAGTCCTGGCTTCTGTCCACAGCTCATGCCATGTATTTCAGATTTCACCTCTCCCTTTCATTCCCCATTCTCTGTCTCCCTAGATTCCCACTCATCGCAAAGACGATAATGACAATAGTACATTTGCTGCATGTttactgggtgccaggcactTAGCTATGTACTTTGTGTGCATTACCTCACTGATTTCTCACACATGCAAAACTCCTAGGTACATAGGGAGCTGCAGCATGCCCCAGAAGCTGAATTTTGTCATCTCACAAGCTGTTCTTCCCATCCACAGGTATTTGGGATTCAATTGAAGGAAATTGATAAGAATGACCActtgtacattcttctcagcaccttgGAGCCCACTGATGCGGGCATACTGGGAACGTAAGCTGGGAAAGGGCTGAGGTGTGGGGGGTTTCTGCTTTGGCCATGTGCTGCTACCCCTTCTTTGTCCTACTTCCCCCATCCTCTTAGAGAGTCAGGAAAGGCAGGGACTCAAAAGCCCCGTCCCAGTTCCCATGCATAGTTGGAGCCCTGCTCACAGTAGTGATGCCTGATTATGATTGACTGAAGGGTgtaggagcctgaggtgggacaTTCCTGCTGTCAGCTTTGCTGTTTCTGTAGAAGCTTCCCAGGAAAGCAGGCCTGTCATTGCTTGCCTCTTCCTACTGGGTGCCTGGCCTGGCCTTGGCAGAGTGGTTCTCAAGGAGGGCTTCCTGGTGTGGGTGGATCAGGATGCATGAAGCGCAGGAGTGTCAGTGGGGCTGAAGGTtctgggagagaaagaagggattCACATGGACTGAGTGCTTGTGTTGTACCAGGTTGACAGCCATTCTTCCGTCTTCTTGGAAACCCAGAGAAGGGAGaatatgatttttctattttactgaaTAGTAAACTGAGGCTTGCAAGTCTAAGTGCCTTGCCCAGGGTGGCATAGAGCTGGCAGCAGAGACTGGGCAGAATTCTGTATCTGAGGCATCTGGGAGAGGCTAGCCTAGTGAGCTGGCTGGTGTGTCTGTGGTGGCTGCTGGACATAAACCTCTCTGTCCTGTTATTTCTCTAGGACTAAGGACTCACCCAAGCTGGGTCTGCTCATGGTGCTTCTTAGCATCATCTTCATGAATGGAAATCGGTCCAGTGAGGGTGAGTGGCTGGGCATGCAGCTGAATGGGTGGCCATGGTCTGGATTCCATGTGTTCAATTTCTGTCCCTGTCTCCTCTTGCCTCCCCTCGCAGCTGTCATCTGGGAGGTGCTGCGCAAGTTGGGGCTGCGCCCTGGGTATGATTGGGCTCTCTCAGCGCTTGCTGTCCGTGTTGTCCTTTGGCAAGAGAGGATGGTCCTAGGATTGCATCAGTCTGGTGGTCTGGTGGAGCGGGTGGGGTGCTGGACTGGGTAGAGGGCCCAGGGTTCTGACCTGGGTGGATGATGGGCCTGAACTCTCTGCTCCCTCTATCAGTGTCTCTTGGGCTTCTATGGAGCTTCCCTCTTGTGCTGGAAACCTCTTTTCTATCTTGGAAATGCCTCTGCCCACATCTGGGAAGTGTCACAACCTTGAGtgaatgtatttgtttatttatttttctttttcttctctcaggATACATCATTCACTCTTTGGGGACGTGAAGAAACTCATCACTGATGAGTTTGTGAAGCAGAAGTAAGTATCTGTCTGGTGTTCATGTGTTCCATGCATTTGGCCTATTTCAGAACTGAGTGATAAAGCCATGGTGCCTGCAtgcatgtgtctatgtgtgtatgtatttgcatATTTGCGTGTATGCAGGTGGTGGATTATTCCTTGGGTGGTGATGGGAAACAGAAGCAGCACATGTTTCCTGATCTGTTACATGTACCTCAACATTTGTCTTGAGACCAGTTCTGCAAGGGAGGGATTATCATTACCATCACTGTATgtatgcagaaactgaggcttagagagacgAAGTCATTTGGTCAGGGGTACACAGGTAGCAAGTAGAAGAGTTGTGTTTAGAACTTAGCTCCAAAGCCTTAGTTCTTTTTACTCTGCTAACTAGAGCTTCATAGAAATTAATTTCCATAAAGAAATGACATAGAATGGTAGCTTCAGGCAACCAGGTACCATGCTGGGGAGTTGACTTGTacatctcatttcattttcataattacCCTGCAGCTATCATCCCTTCCCCGTTTTACAGTTGAGAGACCTGGGGCTCCGAGAGAGGAGATCTGAGCATGGCCCACAACTGGTATGGGCCTGGAGTCCAGTCCTCTTGAATTTCTGGCCAAGGCTCACCTATCCTTGGTCCTTAGAGGACATGTGAGCACTCACACAGCCACACGCATGTGCacacagaaacatacacacacacacaaagggtcAGGAATTCAACATTTGTGAAGCATGCTGCTATTGGCGATTCTTCCTCTGTAGTCTTTCCGGTCATTTTCTGTGGTGGGCCTTTCCGGGCTTGGCCAGTCTGAGGTCAAGACACTTGCAGTGGGGTGTGCTCAGAGCAGGGGGCCCAAAGAATGGCTCCTCTGTTTACAACAC of Macaca fascicularis isolate 582-1 chromosome X, T2T-MFA8v1.1 contains these proteins:
- the MAGED2 gene encoding melanoma-associated antigen D2; its protein translation is MSDTSESGAGLTSFQAEASEKDSSSMMQTLLTVTQNVEVPETPKASKAPEVSEDVKVSKTSGVSKATEVSKTPEAQEAPATQASSTTQLTDTQVLAAENKSLAADTKKQNADPQAVTMPATETKKVSCVADTKVNTKAQETEAAASQAPADEPEPESAAAQSQENQDTRPKVKAKKARKVKHLDGEEDGSSDQSQASGTTGGRRVSKALMASMARRASRGPIAFWARRASRTRLAAWARRALLSLRSPKARRGKARRRAAKLQSSQEPEAPPPRDVALLQGRANDLVKYLLAKDQTKIPIKRSDMLKDIIKEYTDVYPEIIERAGYSLEKVFGIQLKEIDKNDHLYILLSTLEPTDAGILGTTKDSPKLGLLMVLLSIIFMNGNRSSEAVIWEVLRKLGLRPGIHHSLFGDVKKLITDEFVKQKYLDYARVPNSNPPEYEFFWGLRSYYETSKMKVLKFACKVQKKDPKEWAAQYREAMEADLKAAAEAAAEAKARAEIRARMGIGLGSENAAGPCNWDEADIGPWAKARIQAGAEAKAKAQESGSASTGASTSTNNSASASASTSGGFSAGASLTATLTFGLFAGLGGAGASTSGSSGACGFSYK